TTTGATACATACTGGCTATCTTTTACAGATGACATTGTCCGACAACTTAGAGATACATTGGGAAATCCTAACTACAACATACCGCATGAACAACTCATGTCTCTCCTGATACGCAAACTTTCGGCTGCCTTTGCTAATAGTGGCGGGAACATAAATGATTACGGTCTGCCAAGGATAGATGTCCAATGCGCTTTCATGGATGAGAACAGATTAATTAATGATGAAATTGACCCTGAGCCATTAATGTTGTCGATGCACGCTGATTCCTTGGTTACACAGTTGAATGCGGAACAACGAACCATTTATGATACCATAATTGGTCGTGTTTATAGTAACTCACCGGGTTTTTTCTTTGTCTATGGACATGGTGGCACAGGCAAAACATTCCTATGGAACACTATAATCGCAAGGTTACGATCCAAAAAGAAAATAGTGCTTGCGGTGGCCTCCTCTGGTGTCGCATCCCTACTTTTGCCCAAAGGGCGCACTGCACATTCAAGATTTAAAATACCATTCGATGTAAATGATGCTAGCACGTGCAATGTCAATAGGGGTACCATGCTTGCAGAACTTATACAGGTGTCCTCCCTCATTATATGGGATGAGGCGTCAATGACGCACCGTTGGTGCTTTGAGGCTTTAGATAAGACAATGCGTGATATTCTTTCAGAGCATACTCCTTCAAATGCGCTCCTCCCATTTGGTGGCAAGCCTGTAGTTCTTGGTGGCGATTTCCGTCAAATACTACCTGTTGTTAGAAAAGGATCTCGCTCTTCCATAGTTAACGCCTCTATTACAAACTCTAATCTATGGCGCCAAGTTGTCCTCCTTAGGCTGCGCACCAACATGCGCCTTTTTGATCCCTCTTTGCAAGAAGATGCACGAAAAGAGCTTGACATGTTTGCCAGATGGGTCCTATCTATTGGTGATGGTACCTTGCCTGCTGAAAGAAGAGGGAGCGAGTGTCAGGCTACGTGGATTACAATCCCTGCAGATTTGTTGCTCCAGGTTGAGGGTGATAAGGTAGCTGCCCTTGTATCAGAAGTATACCCAGATTTTCTGTTGAATTACCAAGATCCCACGTACCTTTCCTCGCGTGCCATTGTTTGCCCAAATAATGCCACAGTTGATGACGTTAACAAATACGTTCTCTCGCTTGTCCCTGGAGAAACCGTACAATACCTGAGCTGTGACGTTATAGCAAAATCGTCGGAACACATACCAGACTTCGATGTCCTCTACCCTACTGAATTCTTAAACTCAATTGATGCAAGCAATTTTCCTACCCACAAACTCGAGCTAAAAAAGGGTGCCATTGTGATGCTGTTGCGCAACCTGAATCAAAATAAGGGTCTCTGTAATGGCACAAGGCTTCTTGTCACTGAACTTGGTCAACGCATCTTGCACTGTGTAGCGCTTACAGGATCAAATGTTGGGGAAGAAGTCTTAATACCAAGGATTGCCCTCAATACTACTGATGTGAAGTGGCCCTTCACACTTCAGCGACGCCAATTCCCAGTGCGTCTGTGTTATGCAATGACGATAAATAAAAGTCAGGGGCAAACGTTATCAAGAGTTGGCCTTTACCTCAAGGGACCTGTCTTTACGCATGGCCAGCTTTATGTGGCTGTCTCCCGTTCAACGTCTAGAAATGGACTTATAATCCTGATTGAAAACGAAGATGGTTCGTGCGGCTCACAGACCCGGAACGTTGTTTACAAGGAAGTCCTTGCTGCCGCTGATGCGGCTGCCACTTAGTCCTTTTACTGCTTGGTTGCTGTAGCGCCATGTGTGGCGTCTGTAAATAAATAACGTCGTCAAGTACCTGCACGTTTGTTTCTTATAGTTTTGTTTCTACGTTTGCAGCTGCTTATGTGTGCTATGTATAGGTTAGTAAGAGAGTTGTGTTTTTTTGTCATGCTTTGCACATGCTGTTTCATGCATGGGTTTCGATGTCCTTACTCTTATGTTTTTTCTTCCTGTTTTAGCTTGTAGATGGGAGACGTGTTGATCCCGGAGCTCCAACGTGGGAACACTTCTGTGACCATATGCGCTCGCGTTTCTCGTTTATGGGACTTCTGTGATCCTCAGGATGAAGCAAAGTTGCTCCATTGTGATATGGTGCTGCTTGACGAAGAGGTACAACATGTGCACGCTTATCTATTTGGTAAAGGGAAGGTGGTACTGTTATGAGATTAATTGTTATTATGATGTTGTTTCCTCCATCGCTACTTTGTGCAGGGAAACGGTATCCATGCTGCAATATTCCCACCAGTCATACAAAAGTTCAAACCTCTGATAAAAGAAGGAGTCGTCTACAACATCACATACTTCCGGGTCAGAGCCTCGAACAATTTGTACAAGCCTGTTTTCAATGAGAACATGATTACCTTTACAAACTGGACAAAATTGGAGGAGGTTGTTGAGGTTCCGCCAGCATTTCCTGTGCTTACCTACTCACTCACACCAATAGACCAGCTCCATTTATGTGTCGACCACAGAGAGTACTACACAGGTAGACTTTCTTACTACATAGGTATTACAAAATTTAACAAACTATAATTTTGTTGTATTCGTTAATTGGATCCAATACAGATGCCATTGGAATTGTCACTTCCATCTCGGCCGTGGCACCGCACCGATCCAGAGGGCAACATACAACCAGCTCTAAGAGGACTATTTCCTTGTGCAGTGTCAGGTTCGTTATACATACCTGCTGCAGTTTTTGGGTTTAGTCGCGTAGGGGTTTGTTTCCTTTGCCTTCATCTACATATGCTTCGTTATATGACTCTACCTACATACTTAAACTGAAAACAGCAACAACAGTTCGGTAAATGTTGCTCTATGGGGTGGGCAAGCTAGCTTATTCCCTGGAGAACAGATCTACAACGATGGCCAGTCCTCTCCACAGATCCTGATGTTTGTTGGCATGCTTGTCAAGAAATACGCGGGTATACTAACTTTGAACTTTTGAATTTAGTCCTTTTTATAGTTGGGACCTAATGCCCTTTGTTTTAGATGGACTGTGCTTGTCTGGCGGCTCACCCTGTAAGTGGTACATTAATCCTGATGTTCCTGAAGCATGTGCCCTCATGGCTAGGTAATATTCTGCTATGCTTGCTGCACGTATATGACTGTTGTTTGTCTTCGCTGTGTTCTAACTTGAGCTTGATTCATTGTATGTACAAACCAGTGCGAGGAAAGCGCATAGTCCCATTAAGTGGAACGAGGTTCTATCTTCGAATCAGCCTATGCCCCATGTTCCCGAGGAACAAAAAATCGCTTGTATTAGAGATCTGCACCCATTTGAGAATAAGGTATGTTCCATGTTTGATTAGCTTAGTCACTATTGCCTTACCAACTGTAATCGTCTTCTGTTACTGTTTTCCTGCAGTCGTGCCATACTTGGTTGGGTCTGGGAATATAATATGACCGTATATTTACATGTTCGTGCAGGATAGGGAATTCTTGGTGACAGTCACTGTAAAAAAGATTGGTGATAGGTGGTGGTACAATGCATGCAAAAAATGCACCCGCACTGCTGTGGCTCATGGGGATTCCTACAAGTGCAGCGATCAAGTTTGCGCTACCATTGGCACGCCCAACCAAAGGTTAGGCAGCATCTCTTCACTTCAATTGCCTCCATTCTACCTTTGCCTCCCAACAGCTCTTGCAGTTTTGACTCCCACTCACATCTAATATGCAGTAGCTGCTTTTCTATGCGTCACCCTGATTGAACGTTTCCATCTCCTATACATACGGCCTATCCATTTTCACCGTGTTGACTCGGTATCACCATGTGTTTCAGGTACAAACTACTTCTCACTGCAGGGGATGAGACGGGTGACACAGACTTCATCCTCTTTGGTCGAATGGCGCAACGCATCATCAAGAGGCCGTGCGATATGCTCATAGCCAACAATTCAACCGGCTTTATTCCTAATCCAATCACAGATCTGCTCGAGAAGACGTATGTATGGAATGTGAGTTTCTCTGACCACACAATCAATACTGGAAATATTTGTTTCCAGGTCAACGCAGTCGTGGCAGAGATAGGTACTGCAAAGGACTCCATCCAATCATCTTCATCGGGGCCAAAACAATCACAAACTGTGCTATTGCAAGGTGTACCCAGTGGCATTGAAGACACTCCTGACAAAGCCTCGAACTTGGTCATGCTTTCGACCCCGCTCACACCACAAAGTTCTCCAACCAGTGTGCAAGATAAGGTGTGCATCCCAGAAATTTTCAGATTTCTGTTGCAAACAGTACTCGCTCTGTGACTGACCCCTTATATGCAGACTATTGGTATTGGCAGCAGCACTGCGGTTCCAAGTGGTACTCCCGCCATAACAAAGGAACTGACATCCACGCCTAGGAAGAGGTAAATTCCGCTTCATCGCACTCCAACACAGCTTTATTACAACCCTTTATGGTGCGTACAAACAAAAAAATACGCTTCAAGAGTAACTAGAGGCCGAGGAGAACAAAGGTTAAGGAACCATGCTTTGTACCATGTCAGAAGAAGAGGATAAAGAGAACATCTATGGCACCACACTCTGCGCTAGGACAACTTAGCTATACACATCTTACACTTGATGGGTGTCAAAATAAGGTTACTACCTTACGGTTGTAGGAATCAGCTATATATACTTGATTGTCATTGGCATAAACAACACCCAAGGGATGTTGAAGTAGCACATCTGAGCCAGTCCCGTCATAATCTCCAAACTGAAGAGACAAAAGTATCTGACTTAAAAATGCTCAGACATATTAGCATCAAATAAGTTAACAGAACATCAATTGTATCAAGAGAGAAATACCCTAAACAAATATTCTGGAAATACTGGATCTCCTCCTGCCAGCAATCTTGAGCCTCCTGTCTTCAGATTAACAACTCGAATGGAACTACTTTCACTATCAGCAACAAGTAACTCATGCATTTCTGTTATAAAAATTCCTATGCTCAGTGCCATGAGATCAGAAACAGAATGGCAAAAAAAGAGTCAGCAATGAATACCAAAAGCTAATGAAATCCCAGAAGGCTGTGCAAACGATGTGCTGGTGGCGCTGCAACATAAATTTAATTTTTCAGAAAATAAATTCAAAACTTCAAAGTATTAACCAAATCAAGTGCAAGGATGTGCAGGAGACAAATGAACACATTAAAGGAAGAAAAGTCTTAGGCTGATCATATAAGAAGCAAGCCTGTACGCCAAGATCTGGAATGGTTATTCTACTTCAACTTTCACAGAAATTAAcataaaaaggaaaaaaataaaCATGGCTTCATGCTGTAAAATAGGGCCTGTTACACTGTTTGGAACAGTTCCAGCTCCAAGATCCATACAGGATTGCTACTTGTAGGATAAAATAAAGCGGTTTAAACATATGTATTTATCACAAGGAAATATCGCCAAAAATATCATTAGCCACTCATCAGATAGAAACCGTCATTAACCATCTTCATAAACATTACTGCGCTGTAACGCCAATTAAAACAGCACATTTAGAACTTTCCTGACAGATAATGCCAGAATCTGTTACCTTGAGCCATTCAGATTCCTCTCATAGCCATCACCGCTAATAACTTTGGTTACTCCATCATGTAAATTGTGCTTCCAGATCTGGTGTTGCCCAGCCATTGCAATATACACGGCCTCCTCTGCGGGATCGTAGCATACATCCCATGGTGAATTTAGGACCTGCATGAACACTTTCCAGTCAATTGTTGTTCCATCTACCATAAACAATAATATGATAAAGCCAAGGGTGCTGAATTAATCCACTAATCCAGACATACAGGTGAAGCAATACTGAATTACATAGTCATAGACAATGACTTGACCACCTCAGTTTTCAGACAACCCTTTATGGTGCGTCAAAATACGCTTGTCTACATTAACATAAATGTGCAGTGCTAACAGATGAAGTCCTACACCATGGCCGATCCATGTTTGTTGTTTCTTACTAAAAACGTACAAGCGCATGACCAATGTTACGCTGACACTATTCTAACAATGATTACTGTTCGAATCATATATTAGATTGAAAACAGCCCCTGTTTATCTTTGCCTAGACCAGGGAAATGTGATCCTTTTGGCTTATGTGGATTACCATCAATGTATGGTTAATATTTATGTGTTGTTTTACACACGGAGTTCGTTGCTAGATAAATATTTGTCTTGCCTACCAACTAGATTTGGCCGATCCATGTCTGCTGTTTCTTACTAAAAACGTAGAAACACTAAGAGAGGCCAAAATTGATAATTAGCTCTATCCATTGTTGATAAATCACACGGCCCCAGGGTCTGAGACAACATCAGTAGCATTGGTACTGCTGGGCAAATGAACTGGGTCGTCATCGACCATGCTAACAATCGGAGTTTCCTGCTCCTGCTGAACATCCTGTGGAGACCGTGGTTGTTGTGAGAAGGATCGCTTTCGCCCACAGGTAGTCACTCAAAACATTGTCTATCAAACCTGCAAAGAACGTCGAAACTGTAAATTAGCAGCGGTTCATTTCTCTCAGTGTTATTTTTATTAATGGGTCCTCAACATTTCTACAAGTTATTCCTACATATCACCGTGTAGCTTTATTAATAGAACTTCCATGAGTGGAGAGCAAACCTACCTTTTCCAACAACAAGACCAGCTTGTTCCCATGTGAGCCTGTGGAATGGTACTTTGGATAGAGGCTAAAATTGATAATTAGCTTTTGAaattgttgctttcattgctaGATAAATATTTGTCTTGCCTAGCAGCTAGATTCGTGTCTTTAACTCTCTTCTGAATGGAATTGATACTTTTGCTCTTGATGTATATGTAGCAGACAACCATTAGGTGCATACAGTAATGGTGCTTTGGATAAAGGCCAAAATTGATCATTAGCTTTTAATATTGTTGCTAACCGACCTTTTCGTTCTAGGACAAGGTCTTCGCCTGCAAAGACAGTTACAAAGAGGTTGTTCACCGACATAGATGGAGGAACCACTGGCTTTAAGGATGCCGCAGATAACACTGCTGCTCCTAGGTACCTTTTCCCTCGTACCTATAGGTTCTCCATGAACGCCTAGGCAAGAAAATATTTTTGTTTAGCTTCCTGTCCTAGACTGTCTAATTGTAACTCTGTCCCCTTTTCAGCCCTTCCAAAGATGCTTAGTCACAGAGTGCCACAAGTCTTTTGGGCTCACAGTTGCAGCTGTTCGCTCTTTTGGATGATCGTTGTCTACTGCTTTTGTATCCAAGCTGCTATGTACAATTGCTTTCGGAAGGATGTATGATACATGTTCATGTCCACGTGCTCGATACAAATTGGCCCAAAGCAGACTTAACAAGGTATGCCGGTTTCATCTTATGCTACATTTGTCGTCTACACTGCACATTTTATGCGCCACACAATCGCAGTTTCACACCTTAGACTTTACATGATAAATTAACTGTGTTTGCACATTTTGTTACATGTAATAGGTGTTAGACATTTCTACTAACGCTGTATTACACTTCTATTCTCAAATCATCTTATCTTGTCGGTGTTCTATTGCTACAATTTGTTTGTATTAATGGCTTACTCTGAAAAAATTAAGTGTTCTGAATGCTTCTCACAACTGTGTTTCAGGTTACTACTAGATCGTGGTTCGCCATCGATGCTATGCACAGGCCACACTGGATTTCTATGCTTGTTGACATGAATGTGCTTCGCTCCCTTCATGTTTAAGCCTAAGCAGCTTGATGTGCTTGTGCCAAAGACTTTTTAAGAACTGCGCAGCAAACCAACGCTTACAGCGTGCTTTTGTGTACAACGATCATCTGCTTGTTGCACCGTACATGTATAGTCTATGGAGCTGTAAACTGTTAGAGTTATGTACTGTTGTACTGAACACCGTTTCGCAACTGCATGTACGCTGTCTTTTAGAGACAGTTGTGGAACCTGCGCCCGCGCCATATGTATTATATTGTCATATTGTATTCTACAATATGTTTGTGTTCCTACAATGTGTTTGTGTTTCTAAACTGTGTTTATATATAATGTATATGGAAGTAGGGCGCCGCGAAGCGCGCCTCCTTTTCCTAGTAATATAAACCGACCGACCGACCTGTGACTCTGTGAGTGAAGCGAAGGCACTTCACGCATGCACATGGCGATCGAGGTGCAGCCGCAGCACTTGCTGATGTGGTTACGTTGTCCTGGATCGATTTCTTTATCATGCATGAGCATGACTGCATGGTCAAAAGCAGAGGCCCTACAAATGTATGATCACTTCGATTCAGCGACTAAAACTGATCGATCTGCTGCACTCGGAATGATAACGACGTATCTAGACCAGTGGAACGAACCGGAGCTTTTTGGTTTCTTTTACAGATCGAACGTCCATGCGAGTTGCCGGCTGTTTTGCCCGGCACCGTCCATCGCTTAGCTGCGCGCTGCGCATGACATGAGCGCATATCAACAGCGACAACCACTAGCGAGCGGAGTGCGAGACGCGCGATAGGATAGTGTTGGTCCGCGGtgatggcgcggacggtccgcgcgtgcgcagaatcagttagggttcctagtttctcgcgggattggttacctaaaaccacgggattaactcggaaatcagttggaagcggatccagacctcccctttatatagatgaagggctacggccgattgaacccccatcaatcgaacaaatcaagtctatttctcgtttttaccttacgcattaggaatagttctagtctagttctagtttagcctctcaatctccaaattctccgcctctcttcgactctacgtcgattagaggagtctaggtcggcctgccgagcctagacaacacctaggatctctcctccccgacggggtccctcccgggagcgagatccaggcgccgccggcgaccttcgccaccccctgcgcacgcgcggaccgtccgacctgtaggcgcggaccgtccggccgtcaggcagggaacctttgcccctgctccaggtcgcggaccgtccggtccctggtcgcggaccgtccgcgcctgtgcagagagcaccgccgccggttcttgttgagtgtttggcacccgaaaaaggtgtcaacatacttttggcgactccgctggggaaggtgtttagatctactaaaaatcgggccctcaaatggccggttctaaagatcacaccgatatctccccggacaatatcctgaagccggctgttgaaagtctgacggccgatgagcaacagcaatacgaggactacatgcgtcaagcgagggagaaattcttatcacaatacacggtggatcgccaccagaaagttgtcaaacatggagagaccgacgtcgcatctcttctatcttcgcttcaagtccccaacgtaagtaaacccgacgacatccaatttattaaacagtatgtagatcagcagcaggatcaaatgaaacaacagattgtagggttagaagagtcaattagaaaattaacgcgtacgttggagaagtctgttgctcctagttttccatcatatgagactagtaacaggatatctatgtctaatacatcggcaacaaatggggatttgcagccccagccattatatggtatgccgatgaactcatatacaGGACAAGTACCACCACCGCCATCCCTGCTTGGTAGATCGGCACCCATGaacacggtcggaccgtccgagcttctgcccggaccgtccgacccataTGCAGACCGTCCGGCTTGCTCTGTCGGACAGTCTGGGGCCGCCCTAGGACCACCGCCGTCCCTGCTTGGCAGACCGGTGACCCTGGacgcggtcggaccgtccgagcttctgcccggaccgtccggcccttacgcggaccgtccggctttcccTGCCGGACAGTCCGGGCCCGCA
This portion of the Zea mays cultivar B73 chromosome 2, Zm-B73-REFERENCE-NAM-5.0, whole genome shotgun sequence genome encodes:
- the LOC103652241 gene encoding uncharacterized protein, with product MPHVPEEQKIACIRDLHPFENKDREFLVTVTVKKIGDRWWYNACKKCTRTAVAHGDSYKCSDQVCATIGTPNQRYKLLLTAGDETGDTDFILFGRMAQRIIKRPCDMLIANNSTGFIPNPITDLLEKTYVWNVSFSDHTINTGNICFQVNAVVAEIGTAKDSIQSSSSGPKQSQTVLLQGVPSGIEDTPDKASNLVMLSTPLTPQSSPTSVQDKTIGIGSSTAVPSGTPAITKELTSTPRKRTRSSPAKTVTKRLFTDIDGGTTGFKDAADNTAAPRYLFPRTYRFSMNA